The following proteins are co-located in the Lycium ferocissimum isolate CSIRO_LF1 unplaced genomic scaffold, AGI_CSIRO_Lferr_CH_V1 ctg3503, whole genome shotgun sequence genome:
- the LOC132044094 gene encoding uncharacterized protein LOC132044094 — translation MYKAKPPFPQRLTKKNDDAKYQKFYDQLKHLPVNFTFLDAVKEMPEFAKFVKDLLTKKRRISIYCPLAIYKKSRLGMPRPTSMLLQMADRPIEKPVGVVDDMLVQVGKFMLPADFVILDCAVDKDIPIILGKPFLATGRALMDSEKNEIKFQVNDEEVTFQASKGKKLLL, via the exons ATGTACAAAGCAAAACCTCCCTTTCCTCAGAGGCTGACAAAGaagaatgatgatgctaagtatCAAAAGTTCTATGATCAGTTGAAGCATTTACCGGTGAATTTTACATTCTTAGATGCTGTAAAAGAGATGCCCGAATTCGCTAAGTTCGTGAAAGACCTGCTTACGAAGAAGAG GCGAATATCAATTTACTGCCCCCTTGCTATTTACAAGAAATCTAGATTGGGAATGCCGAGGCCAACGTCTATGCTATTACAAATGGCGGACAGACCCATAGAAAAGCCGGTTGGGGTTGTAGATGATATGTTGGTACAAGTGGGCAAGTTCATGTTGCCTGCTGATTTCGTTATTCTGGATTGTGCGGTTGATAAAGATATTCCCATCATCTTGGGAAAACCCTTCCTTGCTACGGGCAGAGCGCTTATGGACTCTGAAAAGAACGAAATCAAGTTCCAAGTAAATGATGAAGAGGTGACTTTCCAAGCGAGTAAGGGGAAGAAGTTGCTGTTATGA